The following coding sequences are from one Primulina eburnea isolate SZY01 chromosome 15, ASM2296580v1, whole genome shotgun sequence window:
- the LOC140813925 gene encoding protein AGENET DOMAIN (AGD)-CONTAINING P1-like — translation MSGYIISQYFKKGAEVEISSNDSGFRGSWYAGTVVRPPQNDKNKKVLVEYKTLMKSESSTKRLREEVELVQLRPASPPEKRLKFKFSEEVDAWYSDGWWEGIVTELLGDDKYAVFFRGTKEQLHFRARELRLHREWVYGKWVPPLVQQAGDDQRPRCNHNDSLPAENLKRIFSPRTPVEVHSCEEGFEGAWFSATVVKDLNNEKYLIEYQTIYDDKEDTKLLREEVDSRQLRPRPPDIGIVDRFEVHEQVEAMYDGVWWVGVISKVRKNGKYSVFFKAADEILKFELSDLRVHQEWINGKWVIAPKVLEL, via the exons ATGTCCGGCTATATCATCTCCCAGTATTTCAAGAAAGGAGCTGAAGTCGAGATCAGCAGCAACGACTCGGGATTTCGTGGCTCTTGGTACGCAGGCACTGTTGTGAGGCCGCCGCAAAATGACAAGAACAAGAAAGTGCTGGTGGAGTACAAGACTTTAATGAAAAGCGAATCGAGCACGAAACGGCTGAGGGAGGAGGTGGAGCTGGTGCAGCTGAGGCCGGCGTCTCCACCAGAGAAACGCCTTAAATTCAAGTTCAGCGAAGAGGTGGATGCATGGTATAGTGACGGGTGGTGGGAGGGGATTGTCACGGAATTGTTGGGGGATGACAAATATGCTGTGTTTTTCCGGGGCACCAAGGAGCAGTTGCATTTCAGGGCACGCGAGCTGAGGCTGCACCGCGAATGGGTGTACGGGAAGTGGGTTCCGCCACTGGTTCAACAAGCGGGCGATGATCAGCGACCGCGATGTAATCAC AATGATTCATTGCCAGCTGAAAATCTCAAACGTATTTTCAGCCCCAGAACACCTGTTGAAGTCCATAGCTGTGAGGAAGGTTTTGAAGGTGCTTGGTTTTCTGCAACAGTTGTCAAAGACTTGAATAATGAAAAGTATTTGATTGAGTATCAAACCATATACGATGATAAGGAAGATACAAAGCTCCTAAGAGAAGAGGTAGATAGTCGGCAGTTGAGGCCACGCCCACCCGATATTGGAATAGTTGACCGTTTTGAAGTCCATGAACAAGTTGAGGCTATGTATGATGGTGTTTGGTGGGTTGGTGTGATTTCCAAAGTTCGAAAAAACGGTAAATATTCCGTCTTCTTTAAGGCTGCTGATGAGATACTAAAATTCGAGCTCTCTGACCTGCGGGTGCATCAGGAATGGATCAATGGCAAATGGGTTATTGCTCCCAAG GTTCTAGAGTTGTAG
- the LOC140815400 gene encoding uncharacterized protein — translation MPPKRKAVEEEDSSSSRVVDEFSTLLKEQAKVHGEQIQQLLRLQNPVQGRGRGLVRQEPSSEGAYDRFKRMNPPEFVGGADPLAAMEWVKAIEAIFDYLHFEDNDRVSCAVFLLTKTARIWWEATKVTVNVQTLKWNEFKKLFYDKYFSTDVKTRKVKEFLELSQGNLNVNDYILKFEEGCLFVPFNASNDKDRGEHFMRGLRAEIRRDVRMSKAATYKEIVEKALLAEQDEKEIEKERQLRRQSFNQKNQASSQSFKGGYKGKGKEEHRGKAPALQSETIRPLCPKCNKPHKGECLVGSNKCYRCGGAGHIAINCTQSSGRGRVQGRIFSLTKEGVNPDTSVISGNILISGHVALTLIDTGATHSFMSEIFMRSLGIAPIFEPLQFTIMLPSGDVICPTSVIRACLIQVNERILFADLIVIPMIEFDVILGMDWLSSYRAVIDCVEKTVRFPTEEGDNNVFKGSGTSLGTSFISCLKVNKMLVKGCQGFLASVMDVSKEYNLNVNDIEVVREYSDVFADDVPGLPPDREVEFVIDVVPGTAPISKVPLSNGTD, via the coding sequence atgccacctaagaggaaagctgtaGAGGAAGAAGATAGTTCTTCATCTCGAGTTGTTGATGAGTTTAGTACGTTACTCAAGGAACAAGCTAAAGTTCATGGAGAACAGATTCAGCAGTTATTGAGATTGCAGAACCCAGTTCAAGGGAGAGGTAGAGGCCTTGTGAGGCAGGAGCCCAGTTCAGAGGGAGCATATGACAGATTTAAAAGAATGAATCCACCTGAGTTCGTGGGTGGTGCGGATCCTCTTGCAGCGATGGAATGGGTTAAAGCTATTGAAGCAATCTTTGACTATCTACACTTTGAAGATAATGATCGAGTTAGTTGTGCAGTGTTTCTTCTGACCAAGACTGCGCGCATTTGGTGGGAGGCTACGAAGGTAACTGTCAATGTTCAAACCCTTAAATGGAATGAGTTCAAGAAGCTATTTTATGACAAATATTTCTCCACGGATGTCAAGACTCGGAAAGTGAAGGAGTTCTTGGAACTAAGCCAGGGCAACTTGAATGTTAATGAttatattttgaagtttgaAGAAGGTTGCTTGTTTGTTCCTTTCAATGCTTCGAATGACAAAGATCGAGGGGAACACTTCATGAGAGGCTTGAGAGCCGAGATCAGGAGGGATGTCAGAATGTCTAAGGCTGCAACGTACAAGGAGATCGTGGAGAAAGCTCTTTTAGCGGAACAGGATGAGAAAGAAATTGAGAAGGAAAGACAATTGAGGAGACAAAGCTTCAATCAAAAGAATCAAGCTTCGAGTCAGAGTTTTAAAGGGGGATACAAAGGCAAAGGAAAAGAAGAACATCGAGGTAAAGCTCCTGCACTTCAGTCTGAGACGATTAGGCCTTTATGTCCCAAATGCAACAAGCCGCACAAGGGTGAATGTCTTGTAGGGAGCAACAAATGTTACAGATGTGGAGGTGCAGGTCACATTGCCATCAATTGCACCCAATCTTCAGGCCGAGGACGAGTCCAAGGGCGCATTTTCTCTTTGACCAAGGAGGGTGTTAATCCTGATACGTCAGTTATATCAGGTAATATTCTGATTTCAGGCCATGTAGCTcttactttgattgatactggagctacacattcttttatgtcCGAAATTTTcatgagatctttgggtattgCACCTATATTTGAACCTCTCCAGTTTACTATTATGCTTCCGTCGGGAGATGTGATTTGCCCAACGAGTGTGATTAGAGCTTGTCTTATTCAAGTGAATGAGAGAATTTTGTTTGCTGATCTTATTGTCATTCCTATGATTGAGTTTGATGTGATTTTGggtatggattggctatcatcGTATCGTGCAGTGATAGATTGTGTTGAGAAGACGGTGCGATTTCCAACAGAAGAAGGTGACAACAATGTCTTCAAGGGTTCAGGTACTTCGCTTGGCacttcttttatttcttgcttgaaGGTGAATAAGATGTTGGTTAAGGGGTGTCAGGGATTTCTGGCGTCAGTAATGGATGTGAGTAAGGAATATAATTTGAATGTGAATGATATTGAAGTTGTTCGAGAGTATTCGGATGTCTTTGCCGATGATGTGCCGGGATTGCCACCCGATAGAGAAGTCGAGTTTGTCATTGATGTTGTACCTGGTACTGCTCCTATTTCTAAAGTCCCTTTATCGAATGGCACCGACTGA